The Callithrix jacchus isolate 240 chromosome 7, calJac240_pri, whole genome shotgun sequence DNA window aacctccgcctccagggttcaagcaattctcttgagtagcggggactacaggtgtgccccaccatgcctggctaattttttgtatctttagcagagtggagtttcaccattttggccaggctggtcacgaactcctgatctcacgtgATTCTcaccggcttggcctcccaaagtgtagggattacaggcataagccactgtgcctggactgagAATCTTCAAAAAATACAGGTAAATGGGTCTCATTCCCATTTCAGATTGACTGAAATTGAATATATGGGGGTAAAATTTAGGCagatgtagttttaaaaatattttaatgaaataatataacaTTATACAGAAAAGTGTATAAATCATAAATACTCTGCTTGATGACTTTTCACCAAGTGAACACGCTCATGCAATCAGCACCCAGAATCCCAGAAGGCCCCCAGGGCCCCCTTTTAGTTACTATCCTTCCAAGACATAGCCACAATCCTGATTAACATATGGattaattttttctgattttttgtatAAAGCTAAAATGAAATCATGCAGGATGTGTTTTCTCGCATCCAGCTTATTTTACTCTACTTCGTATTTCTAAAATTCACCTATGATGGTGTATGTTATATTAGTTATTTCCTTTTCAGTGCTATATGCTAGTCTACTGTTTGAACATACTacaatttatttactcattcagttGTTGCTAGGTACTTAGGTGGTTCTTTGTGGTGCTATTACAAATAGTGCTGCCATGAAATTTTCGTATGCCTTTTGgtgaatttttacatttgttgGGTGTTTACCTGGGAGTGCAATTGTTGAGTGCAGCATATACCTAAGTTCAGCTTTAGTAGATTGggcatgtgtgtttttaaaaagcaccacCAGTGGTTCTAATGAGCTGCTGGGAACAGGAGCACTGGTCTGAGCTGTAAGGCTTTATGGCTACCCAACTGCTGCTTAGAATAGAAGTGAAAGACAGTTTTAAAACCTGATAGGAATGGAATAGTTGGCATTTCTTGAAAACCAGCCTCTGCCCTGCATCTTGCAAAGGAATCAGTTACATTAGGGTTAGAGTTGACAGCTGCGGTACCAGAGCAGCAGGAAGAGTAAGTTGGTCCACATTTCAGATACAATTTCTCAATAGCAAATGTCTCTGCAGTATCTTATAAAATATCACAGAGTGGAGCCTCTTCCACAAGCACCCAGGAAAAAAGGAACAGCATTTTTTTCTCCAGCCTGGCCTTCTGCTTTTGTTCCATCACTCCCGGTCCCCAAGGCTCTGCCCTCTGCCCAGGATAGTTTCCGTGACCTCCCCACCTATCCTCTCTCCTGTCCCCTGAGCTTCCTCTTCTGAGAAGCCGTCCTTGTCTCTCCTGTTGGAGCACTTGATGGGAGCTCCTTGAAGTCAGAGCCTTGACTTACCATCTTGGTATAACCAGGCACTGGTATACATTTTCAATCAATGCCCAACCAGCTTTAAACAGTCCTtaaatcaaaaagcaaaaaactagtCTCAACAGGTACAAAATGTGCAGCTCCCTCATAAAATTTCAGAGCATTAAAAAGCATTTATCATGTGCATGTTTCCAAATGGTCCTTCCttcagtctttctttttatttatttatttgttttgagacagagtctctctctctgtcacccaggctggagtgcaatggcatgatcttggctcactgcaacctctgcctcctggattcaagcaattattctgcctcagcctcccaagtagctgggattacaggcgcctgccactctgcccagctaaattttttatctttagtagagacagggtttcgccatgttggccaggctggtcacaaactcctgacctcaggtgatccacccacttcgacctcccaaagtgctgggattacaggcatatgccaccctACGCAGCCCCTTCAGTCTTTCATATTAACATAACGCATACGTGAGCACAGGTGCACTGACCCTGACCAGGACGCAGAGGGTCAAAGAGGACAGGACAATCTTACAGGACTAGCTTGTTGATTAACTAATCAATTAATTATTAACATGATATATAAACAGGAGAGTCTTTTCTTGGGGCTTGCAAGAAACCGGGATTTAGCTCTAGGACTGATGTGATGGGTGAGGCTAATTGGACTTTCTGTTCATTATTAATTCCTCCAGCCGTGGTTGTCACAATGGCGGGAAGAGGAGCAGAGAGACACTCTTCCTTTGAAAATAATACCACTTCTAAATGGTTTACAGCAAGGAGCTTCTGAGCAGAATTGTCACACACAACAGTGCAGGGTATGTACTTCACCATTTCAGGGTACAAAAGTCATCCCCCTTGGGTGGTAAGCCTCTTTAGTTTCATCTGTAAAACTTAGTTCGGAGAATTATTATGAAGATGAAAAGGGCTACCACTTCTGTGATTCACTGAAAGTCTACTTATTAAGGATTTGCCCTTAGTGGGTACTCATAACATTTATAACCTAGAGGAATAGACatacattaaataaacaaataaatacagtaGTCCCCCTTTATCTGTCGGCGATACGTGCCAAGACCcccagtgaatgcctgaaaccTCAAATAGTACCAAACCTTTCATATACTATATAGTTTTCCTACATATACATACCTATAatgtttataaattaggcacagtaggTGATTCACAACAATAACcactaataaaatagaacattatAAAATACGCTATAATAAAAGTTGTGTGAATGTGATCTCTCTCTTTCAAAGTATCTTACTGTACTGTACTCACCTATTATCCATCTTGGGTAACTGAAACCGTGGATAAGTGAGAACAACCGCACTTACAAATTGTGATGAATGCtctgaaggagaaaaacaataaaacaatgaaaaaaggtTGAATAAGCAGAATGTGATCTAGAGTGGCTGCGGGGTGTGGATAGGGCAGGCCTCTCCGGGAGGTGACATTCAGGTTGAATGCAGGGATGGGTTTGAGGTCCCTTAGCAGAGAGTGGGAAAAGTCGGGTAAGGGGAAGAGCTTTTCCGGCTGAGGAGGGTGGTGTGCAGGAGCGTGGCTGGAACAAAGCCAGCCAAGGGGATACGGGCATAGCTGAGGTTGGAGGCTCTTAACATGTCCTGTTTCCTGGTTCTGGAACTTCGCGTCAATTCCAGCCCCTGGACTCCAGCTGGTGAGTGATGTTATCTAGTGAATGGTCCAAAATAATTATGAGTCAACCATTTTAAGAGGGTTTACATGCAGGGGTCTCCAATCTTTTAGCTTCCCTGGGCCACCCCAGAATAATAAtcgtcttgggccacacataaagtACACTAACAcgaatgatagctgatgagctaaaagaaaaaaaactcataatattttaagtttacaaatttgtgtcaGGTAGCATTTAGAGCTGTCCTGGGCCGTACGGGGTCCTTGGGCAACGGGTTGGACGCGCTTAGTGTACCGCATAGGCGTAATCCTATGAACATAGCTCCCATGGGCCATGCTGAACTTTGGAGATGCTTTGTCccctttctcctgcctctttttccctttcattgCCTCTTCCCACCAGTGCTCAATGCCACAAAGCTGGGTACCACGTGTCCTCAAACTTACCCTCTGTAGATCTCCTCCAGAAGTATCCGCGCTTTGGAGCTTCCCCACACTTCTTGCCTCTTCttccccaccacacctggtgtgCTCTGTGTTAGTTCCCTCGCGGCCTGGCTACATGACTGACTCGCACCCTTGATTATTTAAATTAAGTTTATAATAGCTTAAATTAAGTTTATAATAGGTTGAACTGCACACAAGACAAACACTCACATGGAAATTTCAAGTATAGCAAAAGAACCAATGGAATGGAATTTTGGACGATCCTCAAATCTCATCATAATTGGTCATAGGAAGGGTGGGCAGCAGGCAGTAAGAAAGTTTTATCCCAGAAGCTAAATCCAGGCTTTGACATAACttaatttaaaacagaataatacTTTTTCCTGCAAAAGGCATCTATGGCTCTCCCAACCCCACCCAAATTTCCAAAGGCTTAGGTGGTAAAGGAGCAGTTGGAAGAGGCAGACATTAGGAATCTGAGTACCTTACAATGGAGGCCAGCGGGAGGGATTCTTCTGAAGCCTTCTTCTGCACCATGGACCTCGCAGTCTTCCCTTTCTGGCATGGACTCTGCTGGGGTGCACCAGCGTCCCATATTGGATCCTGCGACTTAATCATTTTGTTGTTGATTAGCATATTACTAACTGAAGTAGAAATGGATTTCTTTACAAATATCGAACAgtcagtaagaaaagaaaaatggctgcaAAACTGGataaatttcctcatctgtaaggtgGGACAGAAATGGTTCTTTGCCTTTCAGAGTTGTGAGGAGTAAAGAAACAAATCCAGGTCAAGTGCTGAGCACACGGAAGGTACTGAGGAAAGGACAGAGTCACGGCTGCACACCCCAAATCCTTGGGGCCAGATTGTTGCAGAATTTAGACTTTGTCCGATTTTAGGAAGATAATACAGCACAGATAccatatgttatataatattccTAGCAGAGTCTGAGGAACCACTCCTGTTTCTGTAATCaaacatattatttctttttaatttatatttatttatttattttaagtatttcttaaGTCAAATATATGTGTACCCACACTTGGCAAGATaaataaagactataaatagCTTCAAATCAGTTTGAGTCACGTTTTGTCGCCTAACAAGTTTGCATCCAAAGTTATAAAAAACACTTCTGTTTTCAGAACTTAATGGATTTTGGAATTTCAACTAAAGGATTTCTATTATCTTGTTTCTATAACTCAAgtagtaagatttttttcttttctccctctagTAACCATTCAGAAAccccttttcttatttatttatttatttgctctgttgcccaagctagagtgcagtggtgcgaccttggctaactgcaatctctgcctcctgggttcaagtgattctcctgcctcagcctcccaagtagctgggattacaggcatgtgccaccatgcccagctaatttttatatttttagtagaggcagagtttcacagttatggccagctggtctcaaactcctggccttaggtgatcctcccccgtcagcctcccaaaattttgagatttacaggcatgagccactgtgcctggatgacttttcttatttattctgatTATACTTTAAAGTGTAGCGACTGAGAATTCCTGATACATTAACTGAGGGCATAAGAACTGGGACGTAGACATATGAGAGAGTGGGTTGTATTATTATTCCAGGATGAGACCTAGAACCTCAGAAAGGCAGGTTTTGACTCATCAGAAGAAGAGATTGGATCCTAACGCAATCTACTGCATGGTGAGTTGCAGAATCCTGGCTCTTGAAGGTGTCCAGGCGGAGATGACAACGTATCTATCATGGATGCTGTAAAGTGGATTCCTGCAATGAGCCGAGGTTAAGACATATGATGTCCAAGCTCCCCTCCAGTCTAAAACcctataattctgtatttttattagggatTTAGTCACAATCAAGGGAGATTTTCATCTCTATTATGCCAGGATTTAAGGAGAATCAGGAAATTGTTATTTCCATCTTAATCTTTTTATCTGCTCCCTGGGGCTGTAAGCGTGCCAGCAGATATCTAAGGCAGTCTATTGCTGAACAGTGCTCTAGATGCTAATAGAGTTCTGTGATCAAATCAGTTTGCTTAGACAATTCAGTTAGACCATGTTGggttaaacaatttaaaaatatttcttttccaaaatacttATCATTGACTTCAAAATACCATTATATAAGTCTCCTGGAGGAAAGGGTGAAAGGCAGGATTTCTCAAATTTAATTGTCAACAGGTTTCAATTTAGAATGTATCTGGCGAGTTAGTCTTCCACGGAACACACTTTGAGAAAAGGAAGTCTAACGATGTGTTGGCTTGGTAAGCTAAAGGTTTATAGAGGTTACCACATGACGGGTCTGGTGCAAGGCGTAGGGAAAACAGTGATGACTGAGACCCTGTCCAGCCATAAACTCAAGAAGCCAGAATCTAGCAGCTTGAtcaattgtttaattttatttgaatatattctcTGTTTTCACATTCACTTACACTTTCATGTCTTATGTTTTCATCTAAGATATATTTACATAAGAcatattcttctatttttatatttgcatctgTCGTTTTCACGTTCACTTTTCTGAACTCTTCACCTTTCTACCTTTAAGTATTATGAGAAGTCATTGGCTAAAGAGGAACTCAGGGTGTAGAAGCAGAGAACAGAGGGTTGAGCAATTGCAGCCTCTGAGTTTGGAGGCTTCTCCTAGGCCCAGGAATCCACCCTGCCTTTTCTCCACCCCAGTCTCTGGCATATGGCttcattatttattgtttctgGGCTCTGATGGGTGGCTTGGAGATCTCTCTTAGTCTGTAAGTGTGGTGGATGGAAGAGGAGTTAGGGGCTTTGGTGAAGCCAAAGGAGCTGAATATTCAAGCCATTTATTATCAGTATGATGAACGCTGATGATGGGCCTACATTGTCAGATTACACacttaatttaattaataaaaaattaagatcaTCACCATTAACCTGCATTTGCTCAGAATGCCACAGGGGTGATTAGTTAGAATGGCACTGAAGCTTTTATAGTCCACTCTAGTAAGAATTACTTTGGTACCAATTAGGATTTTCCATAATATCACCCCGTGTAATATCCCTATTACCTTACACATTTTCTACAAGTGATTGAGTTCAATACGAAGCAGACACGATGTCACAGGACTCTCCCTCAGAGCACGCACGGGAACCCCCACGAATGTTAATACACTCACTAAATAGAGAGGAGACCCTGATGTTTTATATTACGCAAACCCATTTCAAGGGTAATGATTCTCTGTCACAGTTTCTCAGAGCATTGGGAAATTAGACTCACTCGTGGCTACAGAGGCTCAGGCAGATAAAGGCTCTCCTTTGAGCATCTCAGATCTAAAACTGTCCTTACTCCATGTGGGAATTTTAAGTTTTCCAAGTCTATTTGACTTTAAACAGTTTACTTTTAGAGTAAAAGAAGAGCAAGGCATTCACACAATTTCTTATaacttaaacaaaaaaatcattatgGTCCAGGCACAGCagcccatgcctataattccagcactttgagaggccaagatgggaggaatgcttgagtccaggaattcaagaccaacctgggcaataaagtgagaccctggtctctagaaaacaaaattaaaaattagcagggcatggtggtgcatgcctgtagttccacctacttaggaggctgagataggaggatcatttgaacccagcagggcattgaggctgcagtaagctgtgattgtgacactgtattccagcctggatgacagagtgagatcctgtcacaagaaaaaacattttttagtagaggcagggtttcacagTTATGGCcagcaggtctcgaactcctggccttggtaAGCTAAAGATTTATAGAGGTTATATATCATCAATAATTC harbors:
- the LOC118142964 gene encoding uncharacterized protein LOC118142964, yielding MGRWCTPAESMPEREDCEVHGAEEGFRRIPPAGLHCKGASQSCSQAARELTQSTPGVVGKKRQEVWGSSKARILLEEIYRGAFITICKCGCSHLSTVSVTQDG